ATCTGTGACATTTTAAAATGGAGCTGGTAACTGCGTGACATTGAAATGCTTGGTACACTTACAGTGTCTAGACTTCCTGTGTGTGCTCGGTTACCATTAGTGACACCGAGTGTACAGATCACCCTACTGCTATCTGCTGCTACAGAGCCATAAATGTGAAAAGCAATACTCTGAAATatttttgttggattttttttttttttttgctctagccTACTTAGCAGCACAGTTTAAGTAAACACAAAAACTGTGGTTGAGATGCTtgtctttccaaagatgtaaacaTCAGTCCCAGTGACGTAAACTTGGCTGTATCGAACGAGACAGAAGGTCTGAGGCAGAAGGACTATCACACACTAGTAACAGAAGCTTGCAAGCAGTTGGAAGGTTTCTGTAATTTCTCAGCTTCATTTGTTGGGGGGTCCGTACTTGCTCGGAAGTTGAAGGCTGGGCCAGCTCCACCATGGGCCGGACTCAAAGCAGGATTCTGCCGTCGGTTACTTTCAACAATGCTGGAAGTGTTGGAAGCCAGGCTCTCTCGAgtactaaaagagtaaaaagggtttgttttgtttttaacataaatAGTTATATACGGAGCACCAAAGGACGAGCCAATGATGTAGCTAACGGATTTCCTCTGTTGGTTCATAACATCCTATCAGTATACCATCTCGACCTGATTATTCACATACGTTCCTCCAACACGGGCTCCAGAAGCTCTCACAGACACCAACACCTTACCCTCAATGAAGAAAGAGTTTATGGACGGCTAAACGCACTTTGCAACGTTCCCCCCTCTCTTCACATTCATGGAAACTACTACAAAATTCTATGTGATAGATAGCTAATATATTAGTTTTAAAAACAGATACtcataaatgtatatatgtaatGGCTTCATTTCAGCCTGGAAATTCATTGGCAAAGCTGTTCCTGAATAAGCTCAATAATCTTATTCCAATTATTCTGTTTTCATCCTTGATTAGCAGATTTTGACTCTGGCGGTCTTCAAGAATGCCCCTAGCTAATTTGCAGCACTCATGGAAATAACATTCTTTTGAAACACTTCATCCTCTGTTTtgaattataatactttagttaaAGTATATAGCAGATAAAGAACTTTAGCTTTTCTCCATTCATTTCCCCTGTTGGTAGAAAATAGTTTCTCTCCTTAAAGGATTCTTATGGACTAGAGGTGATTAGAAAGCTTTATTATCTCAATTTCTCTAAGCTAGAAATATCTGATTTTATTGTTCCAAGAGATTTAAAACATTTAACATTTCAAATGTACAGGACAATAGCAGAAATAAGATTACTTGGGCTGATTGAGGGAAACTGAATGAATTTCATGTTCAAGGTCCCCAAAATGGTAATAACTCATTTATTAGCTTACACAGAGATTGAAGAAGCCACACCCATGCTCAAAACATTCAGGGTTTATAAAGTATTCTATGAGAGTCAGTCCCCATAACCAATTTAAACCTGCTAAAGCCGGTCAATAGGTCAAAGGCAACcttgcttcctctcctcccaTCCTAAGGTGAAACCTTGGGCAGCCCTTCCTAAGAGGGCATTTCACTCTGACTAAAGACAAGTGATCGTTTCTTGAAGGCAGAGGGTACCTCCAGAAGTAGGGCCCCTTTCCATCTGTAGAGACAGTCAATGCTCCCCTCTGTTTATGCGCACGCTACATATAGCATACCTAAAGAATCTCCAGAACGTCATCTCAAGAATGATGAAAACCGCTAGACTTTACTACTTACCTGCCTTACCACCTTCCCCAGGAAAACCCATCAGTGGCCTGCCAGGGCTACACGTGAGCATGAGGTGAGTGGACAGAGGAGGAAGGGCAATGCGATTTCGTGACGCACGCCTTCAGTTTCACTGGTAATCATGGTCTCACAGTACTTgactttctcatctctaaaatgggataaTTATGATTATTTACCTGCTCACAGAGTGACTGTAAAGAATAAACAAGCACAGATGGAGAATCTGTATTGCCTAGAGAACTGCAATTGTTTTCTCTATGTATCTGGTACACAGGGAATTGAGTGGCCACTGTAAGTTGGCTTCACATCTTTTCCATGAGAAAATGCATTTTAAGTTCCAAAGGACCCACTTTTAAATCAGCTTTTGAGGCATGggattaacatttattgagtacttgctgtatgccaggtactgtgccaGGTACTGTAAACACATATTACAACAGACCATCTAAGTAGGGAGCTGTCTGGGCTGTAGGAGTCCTTGGCCACCTTGGACAGACAAATCCATAGTGATAAATATGCACAGTACCCCAGTTTCTCCTGTAACATGTATCTCATTATTGTTGTAATAATGAGTAAAGTCAGTGACGTTAATATCAAGGGCTCTGGATACGATGATGGAAAGGTTAACGGAGATGGGAATGTCAGCAGTAGAAATATTTCTCAAATTTAAAAGTTGttactttatattttaaaagcgAGCTAATGGTTTCAGGACTTTATTGATAGAAGAGCGAGCCAGCAGCTCAGCTGTCCATCCTTCCGCACACACGTGTTCCCTGGCCCACACTTCTGGGGCACATGCTCACCACGTGCTGCACAGCCCTCGCAGCCTCTGCCCCTGGGTCTGCACACTGGCTTTATCAGCCAGTTTGGGGCCTGAGGTTTGGAATGCAGGCTTTGCATAACAAGATTTTTCACTCTCTTCTTAACGTTAGGTCTTACAGAATAGTTCAAGCTCCTACCTCTTTCCCTTCTCAGTAACATTTAATCCTCTACAGAAGGGACTAAGGGATTTTGGAGATGTAGCTGAACATGCCTTCTGAGCCAACACTGAAACCTTGGAGTGCAAGGATCacttttttggtcttttgttttagCTGGGTTGGTAGCTCAGTGAATATTTATGGTAAGATCTGAATAAATGGCCCGCATAAGatttccagctcacagcaatgGAGAGGCACTGGCACGAGAGTGCTATCTGGCTTGAATGCTCCCCAGGCTGGAGAATAAAAGCCCCCTTCACAGACCATTCTCCTGCATCACAAAGGCAACTTATTTATTGAGATGTATagaaaataaggaaaccctggtggcgtagtggttaagtgctacagctcctaaccaaagggtcggcagtttgaatctgtcaggtgctccttggaaactctatagggcagctctactctgtcgtatagggtcgctatgagtcggaatcgactctacggcactgggtttgtttttatagAAAATAAGCTCATCACCTGGCTTCTAACTAACGGATACTACCATGAGAAAGGAGTAAAATTAGGGCTTGTTCTGTAGATTCTCCAGCTGCATAAAATTTACAGGTGATCTATATCTTTCTGTAGCAAAAAAATCCTACCTAATTAGGGGACAGAGGCTTGGCTGTCATGCAAAGCCTGCCTCCTGAGAATGATCTTACCTACTACCATGACAAGACATTTAACTTAACAGtattaaggaaataaaaataaactcactgccacttCAAGAAATAATTCCAATCATAAATTCTTTATCCAACACCCCAAATTTAGAGATAATAAAATATATTCCTTGGAGATACTGGTTCAACTCCTTCATGAATAGCTCTCCTGATTtaccaaaaacagacaaaaaaaaactttcaatatTATGAGGTGGGTAGGTTTTTGAGTTAGAACCCATTCAACTACTCCCACCATCTTAGCAACAACCTCTGGGGTACTGCAGCTTTCCCCCAGTGGAAATCCATGGGCCCAGAGGGCAATGTGAAGGGCTTGAAACTGTGGTATTAGCATTAGGCAGGTGGAGTCTGTAATTAAGAAACAGGAGAACACAAAGGTACAGGTAAACTATACCCTTCATAAGTTAGGGTTCTGAAATGTAAGCATGCATTACAGATCTTCAGTTATACTCATCTGGTATCCACTACTAGGAATTGAAGAGGAAGGTAATATTAGAGCAGGGAAAgagaaaagatacagaaaataaattaagatttgaTTTAGGATAAAAATTCAGCCCAAAATTATTTCTTAGAAAAGTCACTAACAGGCCAGTAGCTTTCCAACTGAGTGCCATGGTTCCCTGAGGTCTCACAGGGCTCCTCGAGGGACAGGCAGAGGAGACCTGGTGCTCCTGGTCTCCCAGCCACTTTAATCAGTACCATCTCTGAGGTCTGTCTTAGACATCACACTTCCATACAAGCATTAACTTTGCAAAATGAAAAATATGGCCAAAAAAACAGTGCTGCTGATCAAGAACTAGTTCTCTAAGAAATAACAAAGGCCTGATATTGGACAACAGGAGCCCTGTTAACAGTTAGGCgattgtctgctaaccaaaaggttggtggttcaaacccaccagctgctccatgggggacagatctggcaatctgcttctgtaaaggttacagccttggaaaccctacgggacagttctactctgtcctacagggtcactatgagtcagagtcgactcgaccgTAATGGGTAATATTGGACAAACAGGATAGTGATTCCCAGTCCTGATTTTTGTGATTCTCTTTTCCAAAATTATCTAGAGACATAGTAAAATGATCGTGATAGAATCAATTTTAAttcttaataattaaaaaatatatcaaatacaCAGTTCTATTTGAGGAGTTGTTAAAATTATAAGTATTGTGAAGTTGGGAATcacagctgaagaaaaatgtgaaCAGTTATTTCTGCATCCCAGAGTCACCAATCTGGAGTAGAATTTAAAAGGAGAATTAGGTCCCAAGTTGCTCACTGAGGTGAAGAAAGAGTTAGGTAGAGAAGAGGAAGCGGCACAGACTCGTTTGCTTTCTTAAGCCCTGAACGACTTCAGTGCTTTGGACACGAACACTGGCCGTTACATACTCTCAGCTGTCAACCCTTTACTGAATTACCACCATCTTTTTTTAcgctttggaagccctggtggcttagtgattaggagttcggctgctaaccaaaaggtcggcagttcagatccacgaggtgctccttagaaaccctatggggcggttctactctgtcctatgaggtcactatcaGTAgaaatcgacttaacggcaatagGTCTGGTTTTGGTCTTTTTTACCAAAAAGGAgttctgggtggtgaaaatggttaacgcacGTGGCTGTTAACCAATAGGTTAGAGgtccactcaaaggcacctcggaagaaaggcctggctagtctacttccaaaaaatcagccattgaaaaccctatggggctcagttgtactctgacacacacggggttgccatgaatcggcgTTGACTCAAcaggaattatttttattttactaaaaaGAAGGGACTTCAACTGGAGGGATTATAGCACTTAGGTGGATCGTATCAGTTCTGCAGCAGGAGAAGAAAAAGGGCACAGCCCCCTAGACTTTCTGTGAGGGAACAAGGTTCCATGTCTCCACAGACATGCAAGCAGTGAGAGGAAGGTACGCAAGAGGGCTGGCCACACCAAAAGCAGAGATTAAATTAGCAGCAAACTTCCAGACCCGCTGAAAAGGTTTTGAGATCTGTTATTGTATTCTGGCTAGAGGGACCACCACCCTAGAGTCAATCCATCTGCTTCCAGTCCCCTATCCGCCACTGACTACTACTCATTCTACTCAAAAAGTTACTATTTTTGAAGGACTTAAACACCCCTTTCCACACGAGCATGAAGTCCTGGGTGAGGTAAACGGTtattgtgctcagctgctaacagagaggttggtggttcgaggccacccagagaagccttagaagaaaggactggtgatctacgtccaaaacACGACCCACTGAAGACCtgagggagcacagctctactgtgacacacgggGTGGCCGTGAGCTGGGGTCGGCTCCACAGAAACTGGTTTGGGGTTCACATGAGCATGGTGCCAATGGGAACGTGGGGCAGATACTGGGAAACAACTGGTCTTAGGACTGATGTGAGTGTGAGGGAAGGAGCCAACCCACCAGTCCAGATTGGTGATCTCTACAGCTgcagaaacatttttttcaattcctgaaaaagaagtCAGAAACAGGTTGTTAACAACGCAGCTTGCACAGTGTGTAACCCTCACTCGCAGCACTGAGGCTGTGATGCCTGGACCTTCCCTGGTGATCTTTCTAGGCCTGgcctagtgtgtgtgtgtgtgtgtgcgcgcgcgcgcgtcgGGGGGGAGCATGCAGAGACCTGgccctgtgtatgtgtgtctggtGTGTGTGGGCGCGCAGAAGCCcggccctgtgtgtgtgtgtaggcatGCAGAGGCCCGGCCCTGTGCGTGTGTGGGGGGGGCATGCAGAGGCCTGGCCCtgcgtgtgtgggggggggggcatgcAGAGGCCTggccctgtgtgtgtgtgggggcgggggggcgtgCGCAGAGGCCCCGCCccgtgcgtgtgtatgtgtgtgcatgggcATGCAGAGGCCCAGTCCTGTGTGTGCGTGGTGCGTGTGGGTGAGCAGAGGCCCAGccctgtgtgtgtatggtgtgtgtgggTGCGCAGAGGCCCGGccctgtgtgtgcgtgtgggCCCACAAGGGCCCAgccttatgtatgtgtgtgtgtgtgtacgtgtctgGGCATGCAGAGGCCTGGccctatgtgtatgtgtgtatgtgtgggcgTGCAGAGGCCCAGACCTATATAGGTGTTTTGGTGCACAGAGGCCTGGCCCTATATGTGTGTATGGGCACTCAGAGGCTcagccctgtgtgtgtgtggccaTGGAAAGGCCTGGCcctgtgcgtctgtgtgtgcaGGTGCACAGAGGCCCagccctttgtgtgtgtgtgtgtctgtgtgtgtgggcACTCAGAGGCTCAtccctgtatgtgtgtgtgtgggtgtgcagaGGCccggccgtgtgtgtgtgtgggcgtgCAGAGGCTCATccctgtgtgtgtgggggggtgtgcAGAGGCTCATCCCCGTGTGTGTGGGCGTGCAGAGGCCtggccctgtgtgtgtgtgcgtgtgtgtgcacgcgcgcaGAGGCtcatccctgtgtgtgtgtggcaagGGCGTGCAGAGGCCCggccgtgtgtgtgtgcgtgtctgtgtgcgtgtctgtgtgtgtgggcACTCAGAGGCCCagctgtgcatgtgtgtgtgtgcagaggctcatccctgtatgtgtgtgtgtgggtgcacAGAGGCCTGGCCGTGTGCGCACGCGTGTGTGTGGGCACAGAGGCtcatccctgtgtgtgtgtggggggcgcGCATAGGCTCAtccctgtgtgtgcgtgtgtgcgtgggCGCGCAGAGGCccggccgtgtgtgtgtgtgtgggtgtgcagaGGCtcatccctgtgtgtgtgtgggcgcGCAGAGGCCTggctgtgtgtgtgcgcacgcgtgCAAAGGCtcatccctgtgtgtgtgtcctgtgtgtgtgggggggcgcGCATAGGCTCATCCCTGTGTGTGCGTGGGCGCACAGAGGCctggccgtgtgtgtgtgtgggtgtgcacaGGTtcatccctgtgtgtgtgtgggcgcGCAGAGGCCTGGccgtgtgtgtgcgcacgcgtgCAAAGGCtcatccctgtgtgtgtgtcctgtgtgtgggggggggcgcGCAGAGGCtcatcctgtgtgtgtgtgtgggggggcgcGCAGAGGCccggccgtgtgtgtgtgtgggtgtgcacaGGCtcatccctgtgtgtgtgtgggcgcGCAGAGGCCtggctgtgtgtgtgcacacgcgtGCAAAGGCTCATCCCTGTGTGTGTGccctgtgtgtgggggggggcgcGCAGAGGCTcatcctgtgtgtgtgtggggggggcgcGCAGAGGCccggccgtgtgtgtgtgtgggtgtgcacaGGCtcatccctgtgtgtgtgtgggcgcGCAGAGGCCTggctgtgtgtgtgcgcacgcgtgCAAAGGCtcatccctgtgtgtgtgtcctgtgtgtgtggggggggcgcGCAGAGGCTCAtcctgtgtgtgtgggggggcgtGCAGAGGCCCGGCCCAGTGTGTGGGCTGCAGAGACAGGTCCCTACCGTGGGGAGTTGAACCCGCTGTCCACAGTGATGCTGCTGCTGTCCATGCTGTCCAGCCGTGCTGAGTGAGTGGCTCTCTGGCTGCTGCTGCTGTCGGTTTCTTTCGGGGCCAGGAGGGTGAGGTTTTTCTCAAATTTCCTCTGCAAGTCCCTTTCCTTCTCCCGTTCCAGGAGCCACTGCATGGTGCCCACGTCATCTCTGTTCTTCTCCTCCTCGGTGTTTTTGTTTGCCCCATCCTCAGAGTCGTCGTCATCAGAGACATTGTAGTAGTCAAAAGAGGCTTCCTGGTTGCCTGCTGACTCCTGCTGGCGCTGGGAGGCCGGCAGGGCCTGTGCGGCTGAGGGCCCCAGGGACGGCTCGGGTTTCTCACATCGGCCTGGCAGTGTGTCAGCAGGTGTCTTCGGGTGAGATTTGAGGAGGGACAGGCTGGATTTGTGATAGCTGTTTACAGAAAGGGTGCTGTGAAGAGGTTTGAACAGTGTGTCTTTGCTGAATATCTCTTTCCTCTTGTCCAGGCTGCTGAGCTCCGCACTGTGGTGCTGGATGAGGCGCCCATTGGCAATCCCTTCAGCCACTGAGCCTGAAGCTGCTGGGCCTCCACCTGGCCCCTTTGGTGACTCCTCCTTGTGCCCCACAGGCTCCCTAGAGGAATGGGGGGCCTGCCGATCAGACAGAGGCAGCTTCTTCACCCCTTCCGCCAGGGTCAGTGTGtcatggtcttccttattcttcccCAGGGGTGATGGTGCCGTGAGCACGGTCTCGCTTGAGGTGTTGCACTGGAAATAGTCGTCTGTGGCCGCCTTTGTCGGACAAGAGTTGAGTTCACCATAGGATGGAAAACTCTCTAGTGGTTTGCCTTGCTCCAAAAGGCTACAAGCACTGGAAGGTTCCTTGCTGCCACTGACTATTTCTGGAATACACACCTCTTTATAGCTTGTGGATGGAAGGTGAGCCCTTTGATGAGTGGCAGTCTGTGCAGGCCTTAAGGTACTGTCGTCAGCGTAGGATTGGCTGGGCATTTGGTTGTCTTGGCTGCAGCCTTCAGCCGCGTCTTCAGGTGTCCCCAGAGGGCCTTTGGAGTTCTCCATTGATCTGGACCTCTCCTTGGCTTTGCTGGATCTCTCATTCCTGGACCTTCGATCCTGGGTATGGCTGTGGCTTCGATGTACTTTAGAGTGGGAGCTTCCCCTGGAAGGTTCAGGAAAAGGCATCTCAGTCCTCCTTTTGGCCAGTTCACCGGATACATCCCATTCTGGCGTCATGGGAAAATGGGACTCAATCATGTTTGTGCTGCTGTGCATGATAAAGTTATCTCCTTTGTGTTCAATGACGAAGCAGCCCTCCCTGGGCGCCCTGGCAAGAGGGTCACAAAACTCATACTCTCTTTCTCCTGGGATATCCAGACGAGAGCCATCTGAAGGGTCTCCTTTAGACACGCGTGTCTTGCTGTGTGACCGAGATTTTCCGTGGGACTTCCGATGAGTCCTACTCTTTTTACTTCGCCCGCTGTGGTGGGCAGAGGACCCAGCTTTACTCCTGTGTGCTTTTTCTTCTTCAAGTTTCTTCATTAGTGCAGTGTGCCTCATGACATTCTCCACAGTCAAGTCTGGGTTAATGCGCCTGATAATCTCCATTTCCACCTCCCTCGGGATGGTCGTCGGCATGTCCTCATCTCTTAAGGGCCACTCTTCAGGAGGAAACTGGGCAGAAAAATTGGCCAGCTGTTTGGTCTTGTCCTTTTTAAAACTTAGCCGGAATAACTTCAAGCCAAATTTCTTTGACTGTTTTTCGGTATCTTTAGGCTTTGAGAGAGTTTCTGTCTTGTAAGAAAAATTTACAGTACTTTTGCTCTTTTCAGTGGGTGGCACCTGACATAGCGAAGGAGGGCAGTAGGGGTCTTTGCAGTCCTTGGCGGGCTTCCTCTGCAGAGTGGACGCCTGCATGCTGTGCATGTCTTCTCTACAGCAATGGCAAGAGTCGCAGTGGTTTCTGGGCAAGGTTCTTTCCCTGACACAGCCTGAGGCAGAGGGCGTTAGGGTTCCGGCTTGTGGAGAGGTACACTGAGACCTGTCAGGTATCCTCTCATCCAAATGGTACCATTTACTGTTAGTTCTTATGAGGGAAGGAGTTATGAAATACGTCTGTGGGGTCACAATGAAATAGCCATCTGGAGTTGGGTAGATTTTCCTCTCCCGTACCAGCGTGTTCAGGGTGTGCCGTAGGATTTCTTGGCTTGGAGTTGGAACACCTAAAACACGCAAAACAAAAACACTCGTGAAAATGAACAGGCAACACGTGACTGATTCGTGACTTTCAGAATCCTATTGATTTTGTCAAGCTTCAAAGTCTTACCACATGGCAACTGAGCAGGATTCAAATAAAGATGTTCATTACGTTTAGcgtgaatttttgttttctctgataGACCTTACGACTATTACTACCTACAGAATGAGAAAATACTAAAAAGTCAGGAAAAAGAGAAACTCAAGTTAGACGGAGTTAAAGTGCCACTCTTGTTACAAAGCCTTTATTGACTTGAATCATGAAATACGCAATTTTTTAAGTGAGGGAAAAATGAGAAATAGTATAAGCATTCTAATATATAAACTGATGGAAAAGGCTTTCTCAGTAAAAGCAACTAGTAGGGCTAAATAGTTACCTTAGTATTGAAAATCAAATCTTACTTATGTGCTGGCCATCATATTAGAACTATTCTGTAACACTTCATTTTTTAAGATTAAGTTTACTTAATAAACTGAATTTTATAAATTACATAAACAGGCTAGCCGACTTGACCACTGCTTACGATGCACCCTCCGATTTCAAAATTACCCCCTTCAGTTTTGAAAGTGGATACTGCACTGGAGAGCTTCAGGTGTGAACTTGGCATAAGTCAGCAGGATGGAGGTGGTTTCTCGAATTTGCAACCAGACAGCCCTAAGGAATACACTGGTGAAAGCTTAGAcactctgtatctctctaaccactgagtcttaaaaaaaaaaaaaaaaaaattgctgtcttagagtagattctgactcctagtgaccctacaggacagagtagaactgccccccagagtCCAAAGTACCATATTGTATAAAATAGAAACTCCAGAAGAAAATCATAGATGCTTCTTCGTACAATGCAGTTTCAAAATGTTCAGTATAAAGTCCTCCAGGGTATAGTCCATTTACTTTGTTTCTTGGTTATTCCCCACTCCTATGCCAGGTACATAAGGTACATAAAGTACATAGAGGGTGATAAATAACACTTAGGAGAAGGACCTGAAGGATAGAATTTGCAAACAGCCGAGGTTGAATCATACAAAATTGCCAACTGTGTATGACCCACAAAATGACAATTTTATGTGGTTCAACGTAATGTGGTTACGGCAGTGTAATAGGGAGACGGAGAAATTGGGCTTTGGGGCCAGAccacctggattcaaatcccagctccctcACTGTTAGCTCTGAGCCTCTATACACTGTCATCAAGTGTGGATAACAGTAGTACCTACCTTCATGGACCTCTGAGTGTAATGTGTGTAGAACAGTGCCAGACACATAGTGAGTCCTCAATAAATCTTACCTATTAATAGTCTCAATTCTGGGTCAGGGTCGATGGAAACCCAGATCACCTTCACACAACACTATGTAGCAACCTAAAACAGCTGGGTAAGCTGAGCAGTTTAGGCTCCCCCAACCCCTCCAAAACTTCCAAAGATTTAATAATCTTAATAATAATGGGGTATGAAGGTATTAGAAATGGCTTAGAGTTCTCAAGGAGAGAGAATCCACAAATATGAAGTAACACAGGCACAGAAGGTTT
The Loxodonta africana isolate mLoxAfr1 chromosome 21, mLoxAfr1.hap2, whole genome shotgun sequence DNA segment above includes these coding regions:
- the STOX2 gene encoding storkhead-box protein 2, coding for MKKTRSTTLRRAWPSSDFSDRASDRMRSRSEKDYRLHKRFPAAFAPQASRGYMTSGDVSPISMSPISQSQFIPLGEILCLAISAMNSARKPVTQEALMEHLTTCFPGVPTPSQEILRHTLNTLVRERKIYPTPDGYFIVTPQTYFITPSLIRTNSKWYHLDERIPDRSQCTSPQAGTLTPSASGCVRERTLPRNHCDSCHCCREDMHSMQASTLQRKPAKDCKDPYCPPSLCQVPPTEKSKSTVNFSYKTETLSKPKDTEKQSKKFGLKLFRLSFKKDKTKQLANFSAQFPPEEWPLRDEDMPTTIPREVEMEIIRRINPDLTVENVMRHTALMKKLEEEKAHRSKAGSSAHHSGRSKKSRTHRKSHGKSRSHSKTRVSKGDPSDGSRLDIPGEREYEFCDPLARAPREGCFVIEHKGDNFIMHSSTNMIESHFPMTPEWDVSGELAKRRTEMPFPEPSRGSSHSKVHRSHSHTQDRRSRNERSSKAKERSRSMENSKGPLGTPEDAAEGCSQDNQMPSQSYADDSTLRPAQTATHQRAHLPSTSYKEVCIPEIVSGSKEPSSACSLLEQGKPLESFPSYGELNSCPTKAATDDYFQCNTSSETVLTAPSPLGKNKEDHDTLTLAEGVKKLPLSDRQAPHSSREPVGHKEESPKGPGGGPAASGSVAEGIANGRLIQHHSAELSSLDKRKEIFSKDTLFKPLHSTLSVNSYHKSSLSLLKSHPKTPADTLPGRCEKPEPSLGPSAAQALPASQRQQESAGNQEASFDYYNVSDDDDSEDGANKNTEEEKNRDDVGTMQWLLEREKERDLQRKFEKNLTLLAPKETDSSSSQRATHSARLDSMDSSSITVDSGFNSPRTRESLASNTSSIVESNRRQNPALSPAHGGAGPAFNFRASTDPPTNEAEKLQKPSNCLQASVTSV